A genomic stretch from Acidobacteriota bacterium includes:
- a CDS encoding radical SAM protein has protein sequence MTAKSYVRKVRSGEDRLWRASAPALARLDVELTERCNFACRHCSVGLPAGDRAARAREWPAARWKALLSEAADLGCLVVRLTGGEPALRDDFEDIYVHARRLGLRVMLFTNAALVTPGLARLLADVPPLEAVEVSVYGLTPESSEAATGTPGSFAATRRGLSLLGERGVSFVVKGAVLPPTRGEMDGLEAWAAGLPGLAGPVSWVTLLDLHSRRDAARSAVIAGLRMEAGEFVRLARRGGEAAVDEWREFCGRDGRPRGDRLFSCLPAAASAAVDAYGRLQYCLGLRHPDTVYDLAAGSLREAVTDFLPRLRERRAAGPAYLERCGRCFLKGLCQQCPAKSWAEHGTLDTPVEYFCDVAHAQAVAAGLLERGKKAWTVSDGAARAARRNGA, from the coding sequence GTGACGGCGAAGAGCTACGTTCGCAAGGTCCGGTCCGGCGAGGACCGGCTTTGGCGGGCCTCCGCCCCGGCCCTGGCCCGCCTGGACGTCGAGCTGACCGAGCGCTGCAACTTCGCCTGCCGCCATTGTTCGGTCGGCCTGCCGGCCGGCGACCGCGCCGCCCGGGCCCGGGAGTGGCCGGCGGCGCGATGGAAGGCCCTGCTGAGCGAAGCCGCGGACCTGGGCTGCCTGGTCGTCCGGCTGACCGGCGGCGAGCCGGCGCTCCGCGACGACTTCGAGGACATCTACGTCCACGCCCGGCGGCTCGGCCTGCGGGTCATGCTCTTCACCAACGCCGCGCTCGTCACGCCCGGCCTGGCCCGGCTCCTGGCCGACGTGCCGCCGCTCGAGGCGGTCGAGGTCTCGGTCTACGGCCTGACGCCGGAAAGCTCGGAAGCGGCTACGGGCACGCCCGGCTCGTTCGCCGCGACGAGGCGCGGCCTGAGCCTGCTCGGCGAACGGGGCGTGTCCTTCGTGGTCAAGGGCGCGGTCCTGCCGCCGACACGAGGCGAGATGGACGGGCTCGAAGCCTGGGCTGCCGGCCTCCCCGGCCTGGCCGGGCCGGTCTCCTGGGTCACGCTCCTCGACCTCCACTCGCGCCGGGACGCGGCCCGCAGCGCCGTTATCGCCGGGCTGAGGATGGAGGCCGGCGAGTTCGTCCGCCTGGCCCGCCGCGGCGGCGAGGCCGCGGTCGACGAATGGCGCGAGTTCTGCGGCCGCGACGGCCGGCCCCGCGGCGACCGCCTGTTCAGCTGCTTGCCCGCGGCGGCCTCGGCCGCGGTCGACGCGTACGGCCGGCTCCAGTATTGCCTCGGCCTGCGCCATCCCGACACCGTCTACGACCTGGCCGCGGGCTCGCTCCGCGAGGCCGTGACGGATTTCCTGCCGCGGCTCCGGGAGCGGCGCGCGGCCGGCCCGGCCTATCTCGAGCGCTGCGGCCGCTGCTTTCTCAAGGGCCTCTGCCAGCAATGCCCGGCCAAGTCGTGGGCCGAGCACGGCACGCTGGACACGCCGGTCGAATATTTCTGCGATGTCGCCCACGCCCAGGCCGTCGCGGCCGGCCTTCTCGAGCGGGGGAAGAAGGCCTGGACCGTCAGCGACGGCGCCGCGCGGGCCGCGAGGAGGAACGGAGCATGA
- a CDS encoding PqqD family protein has protein sequence MTEKIDLNKAYLPSEEVVVREIEGEIVIVPLTSGIGDLEDELLTLNETGRDIWSRLDGARPLAEIVRDLEAGYDAADGLVREDVVGFLQELCDRRMIVAKDRDKD, from the coding sequence ATGACGGAGAAGATCGATCTGAACAAGGCCTACCTGCCGTCCGAGGAGGTCGTCGTCCGCGAGATCGAGGGGGAGATCGTCATCGTTCCCCTGACCTCCGGCATCGGCGACCTCGAGGACGAGCTGCTGACCCTCAACGAGACCGGGCGCGACATCTGGTCTCGGCTCGATGGGGCGCGTCCCCTGGCCGAGATCGTCCGGGACCTCGAAGCCGGCTACGACGCCGCGGACGGGCTCGTCCGGGAGGACGTCGTCGGGTTCCTCCAGGAGCTCTGCGACCGGCGGATGATCGTGGCCAAGGACCGGGACAAGGACTGA
- a CDS encoding S24/S26 family peptidase — protein MDETPRPRPSLGDGYSVAGLIRAVLERGRPCRYEARGSSMHPAVKDGDVVTLRPVGAAGPRLGDIVAFVLPGTEAVRLHRVVGIADGRYLLKGDNGLVDDGEVGRQDILGAVVRIERNGRALRVGPGFLAAGLARLSRSSWFTRYSMRLRRALGLRDRKV, from the coding sequence GTGGACGAAACGCCCCGCCCGCGGCCTTCCCTCGGCGACGGCTATTCCGTGGCCGGGCTCATCCGGGCGGTCCTGGAGCGGGGCCGGCCCTGCCGCTACGAGGCCCGGGGCTCGAGCATGCACCCCGCCGTCAAGGACGGGGACGTCGTCACCCTCCGGCCCGTCGGCGCGGCCGGGCCGCGCCTGGGCGATATCGTGGCCTTCGTTCTCCCCGGGACGGAAGCCGTCCGCCTCCACCGCGTGGTCGGGATCGCGGACGGGAGATATCTCCTTAAGGGCGACAACGGCCTGGTCGACGACGGCGAGGTCGGGCGGCAGGACATCCTTGGCGCGGTCGTCCGGATCGAGCGGAACGGCCGGGCTCTCCGTGTCGGGCCGGGCTTCCTGGCCGCCGGCCTGGCCCGCCTGTCGCGGTCCTCCTGGTTCACGCGGTATTCCATGCGGCTCCGCCGGGCCCTCGGCCTCCGGGACCGGAAGGTTTGA
- a CDS encoding radical SAM protein → MGKDFVVRRPLAGFGLWEKMAGSRAVFSFDYETTARCNLDCRHCYINAPAGDRAARKRELSVDEAGRIAAEAAAQGAVWCLLTGGEPLLRKDFFDLYQAILSKGLLVSLFTNATLVTDEHVRFFRKFPPRDIEVTVYGVTRETYERVTRTPGSFDAFKRGLDRLLASGAAVRLKAMALRSNKHEVPAIGDFCRARTKDYYRFDPQLHLRFDRDEARNALIRAERLSPREVARLERSDPERFGALTDACAEILPAAPAEGTPVPDCRHIFRCGVGRMSFVVGPEGLLRPCLSLHHPDFLYDLRKGSLDDAWTRFLPAALRKESHRPEYLEKCGRCPIVNLCLWCPAHAYLETGELDRPVEEFCRVAEARAEGLKSG, encoded by the coding sequence ATGGGCAAGGACTTCGTCGTCCGTCGCCCGCTCGCCGGGTTCGGCCTGTGGGAGAAGATGGCCGGCAGCCGGGCCGTCTTCAGCTTCGACTACGAGACGACGGCCCGCTGCAATCTCGATTGCCGGCACTGCTACATCAACGCCCCGGCCGGGGACAGGGCGGCCCGGAAGCGCGAGCTCTCCGTCGACGAGGCCGGCCGCATAGCCGCCGAGGCCGCGGCCCAAGGCGCCGTCTGGTGCCTCCTGACCGGCGGCGAGCCCCTCCTCCGCAAGGATTTCTTCGATCTCTACCAGGCGATCCTGAGCAAGGGCCTGCTCGTTTCGCTCTTCACCAACGCCACGCTCGTCACCGACGAGCACGTCCGTTTCTTCAGGAAGTTCCCGCCCCGGGACATCGAGGTGACCGTTTACGGCGTGACCCGCGAGACCTACGAGCGGGTGACCAGGACGCCGGGCTCCTTCGACGCTTTTAAGAGAGGGCTCGACCGGCTCCTGGCGAGCGGCGCCGCCGTCCGGCTCAAGGCCATGGCCCTGCGCTCGAACAAGCACGAGGTCCCGGCCATCGGCGACTTCTGCCGGGCCCGGACGAAGGATTATTACCGCTTCGACCCGCAGCTGCACCTTCGCTTCGACCGGGACGAGGCCCGGAACGCCCTGATCCGGGCCGAGCGGCTCAGCCCGCGGGAGGTGGCCCGGCTGGAGCGGTCCGATCCCGAGCGCTTCGGGGCCCTCACGGACGCCTGCGCCGAGATCCTGCCGGCGGCGCCGGCGGAGGGGACCCCGGTCCCGGACTGCCGGCACATCTTCCGCTGCGGCGTCGGCCGGATGAGCTTCGTCGTCGGCCCGGAGGGGCTGCTGCGGCCCTGCCTGTCCCTCCATCATCCGGATTTCCTCTATGACCTGCGGAAAGGAAGCCTGGACGACGCCTGGACCCGCTTCCTGCCCGCCGCGCTCCGGAAGGAGTCCCACAGGCCGGAATACCTGGAAAAGTGCGGCCGCTGCCCGATCGTCAACCTCTGCCTCTGGTGCCCGGCCCACGCCTACCTCGAGACGGGGGAGCTCGACCGGCCGGTCGAGGAGTTCTGCCGGGTGGCCGAGGCCCGGGCGGAGGGGCTAAAATCAGGTTGA
- a CDS encoding HEAT repeat domain-containing protein encodes MDKRRPPDEPTPSPVCLAFVQKLGRTPDKARRQRIIAACGKLARPWSEELLWESLADPNEGIRDLVVRELCARDEVRPGWAVRRLHLPPWYARSAALAVIGRRRLREALPGIGTAVGDPNADVRRAAAEALGLIGGEESVRLLVRLKKDANPYVRAAAEEAIGRTSGVRFS; translated from the coding sequence ATGGACAAGCGCCGCCCTCCCGACGAACCGACGCCCTCTCCCGTCTGCCTCGCCTTCGTCCAAAAGCTCGGCCGGACCCCCGACAAGGCCAGGCGGCAGAGGATCATCGCCGCCTGCGGCAAGTTGGCCCGGCCCTGGTCCGAGGAGCTCCTCTGGGAATCTCTGGCCGATCCCAACGAGGGCATCCGCGATCTCGTCGTCCGCGAGCTCTGCGCCAGGGACGAGGTCAGGCCCGGATGGGCCGTCCGCCGGCTCCATCTTCCTCCCTGGTACGCCCGGAGCGCGGCCCTGGCGGTCATCGGAAGGCGGCGCCTTCGCGAGGCCCTGCCCGGGATCGGAACGGCGGTCGGCGATCCCAACGCCGACGTCCGCCGGGCGGCGGCCGAGGCCCTGGGCCTGATCGGCGGCGAGGAATCGGTCCGGCTCCTCGTCCGGCTGAAAAAGGACGCCAATCCTTATGTGCGGGCGGCCGCCGAGGAAGCCATCGGCCGGACGAGCGGGGTGCGGTTCAGCTGA
- a CDS encoding bifunctional 3,4-dihydroxy-2-butanone-4-phosphate synthase/GTP cyclohydrolase II — translation MTEEQPIVSVETALEAVRAGRMIIIVDDEDRENEGDLMVAAEKATPEIVNFMARHGRGLICLPLTHERLEELQLPLMVSENTARFQTAFTVSIDAKKGVTTGISAPDRARTILAAIDPATKPDDLARPGHIFPLRAVEGGVLSRAGQTEASVDLARMAGLVPAGVICEVMNEDGTMARRPQLEEVSRRFDIPILTIAELIRYRVSHETLVRKLTETDLPTAHGHFRLHVFEDIIRHKPHVALVKGEVGDGRPVLVRAHSQCLTGDVFGSARCDCGDQIHLSMEMIEKEGRGVVLYMLDHEGRGIGLVNKIRAYAMQDQGADTVEANHKLGFKTDQRDYGVGAQILVALGVRRLRLITNNPRKFVGLAGYGLEIVERVPIEVPPNPSNRRYLKTKKEKMGHILDMV, via the coding sequence ATGACCGAAGAACAACCGATCGTCTCCGTCGAAACGGCGCTGGAGGCCGTCCGGGCCGGCCGGATGATCATCATCGTCGACGACGAGGACCGCGAGAACGAGGGCGACCTGATGGTTGCCGCCGAGAAAGCCACCCCGGAGATCGTCAATTTCATGGCCCGGCACGGCCGCGGCCTGATCTGCCTGCCCCTGACCCACGAGCGTCTCGAGGAGCTGCAGCTGCCGCTCATGGTCAGCGAGAACACGGCCCGTTTCCAGACGGCCTTCACCGTGTCCATCGACGCCAAGAAAGGCGTGACGACGGGCATCTCGGCCCCCGACCGGGCCCGGACCATCCTGGCCGCGATCGACCCGGCGACCAAGCCGGACGACCTGGCCCGCCCGGGCCACATCTTCCCCCTGCGGGCAGTCGAGGGCGGCGTCCTGTCCCGAGCCGGCCAGACCGAGGCCTCCGTGGACCTGGCCCGCATGGCCGGGCTCGTCCCGGCCGGCGTCATCTGCGAGGTCATGAACGAGGACGGGACCATGGCCCGCCGGCCCCAGCTCGAAGAGGTCAGCCGGCGGTTCGACATCCCCATCCTGACGATCGCCGAGCTCATCCGCTACCGCGTCAGCCACGAGACCCTCGTCCGCAAGCTCACGGAAACCGACCTGCCCACGGCCCACGGTCATTTCCGCCTTCATGTCTTCGAGGACATCATCCGCCACAAGCCGCACGTCGCCCTGGTCAAGGGGGAAGTCGGCGACGGCCGGCCGGTGCTTGTCCGGGCCCACTCCCAGTGCCTGACCGGCGACGTGTTCGGCTCGGCCCGCTGCGACTGCGGCGACCAGATCCACCTGTCCATGGAGATGATCGAGAAGGAAGGCCGGGGCGTCGTGCTCTACATGCTGGACCACGAGGGCCGCGGCATCGGCCTGGTCAACAAGATCCGGGCCTACGCCATGCAGGACCAGGGCGCCGACACGGTCGAGGCCAACCACAAGCTGGGCTTCAAGACCGACCAGCGCGATTACGGCGTCGGCGCCCAGATCCTGGTCGCCCTCGGCGTCCGGCGGCTCCGCCTTATCACGAACAACCCGCGGAAGTTCGTCGGCCTGGCCGGCTACGGCCTGGAGATCGTCGAGCGCGTGCCGATCGAGGTCCCGCCGAATCCCAGCAACAGGCGCTATCTGAAGACCAAGAAAGAGAAGATGGGCCACATCCTGGACATGGTCTGA
- a CDS encoding riboflavin synthase, translating to MFTGIISHRGRVLGFRGGRSRLAVEAPGLTAKVAPGGSVAVNGVCLTVVEAAPGAVHFDVSRETLAKSTLGGLRTGAPVNLELPLTLAAPLGGHLVSGHVDSVGRVLRSVSRPPGRRLAVSFPAALRPFFVEKGSVAVDGVSLTIAALSASALEVELVPATLAATNLGGLRAGAKVNLECDMVGKYVYNWLSRGRKEG from the coding sequence ATGTTCACCGGCATCATCTCCCACCGGGGCCGCGTACTTGGGTTCCGCGGCGGCCGCTCCCGTCTGGCCGTCGAGGCGCCGGGCCTCACGGCCAAGGTCGCCCCGGGCGGCAGCGTCGCCGTCAACGGCGTCTGCCTGACCGTCGTCGAGGCCGCGCCGGGGGCGGTCCATTTCGACGTCTCGCGGGAGACCCTGGCCAAGTCCACGCTGGGCGGCCTCCGCACGGGCGCCCCGGTCAACCTCGAGCTGCCGCTGACCCTGGCCGCCCCGCTCGGCGGGCACCTCGTCAGCGGCCACGTCGACAGCGTGGGCCGGGTCCTGCGCTCCGTCTCCCGGCCGCCCGGACGGCGCCTGGCCGTGTCGTTCCCGGCCGCGCTCCGGCCGTTTTTCGTCGAAAAGGGGTCGGTCGCGGTCGACGGCGTCAGCCTGACTATCGCCGCGCTCTCGGCCTCGGCCCTCGAGGTCGAGCTCGTCCCGGCCACGCTGGCGGCGACGAACCTGGGCGGCCTGCGGGCCGGGGCCAAGGTCAACCTCGAGTGTGACATGGTCGGGAAATACGTGTATAATTGGCTGTCGCGAGGACGCAAAGAGGGCTGA
- the ribD gene encoding bifunctional diaminohydroxyphosphoribosylaminopyrimidine deaminase/5-amino-6-(5-phosphoribosylamino)uracil reductase RibD — MTRPADLAWMEMAYGLAEKARGRTSPNPLVGAVVVRDGKLVGHGYHEGPGRPHAEIVALGRAGRRARGATLYLTLEPCVHWGRTPPCVDTVIAAGLARVVVSAVDPNPLVRTKGIRRLEEAGLAVEAGLLAERNAALNEVHAKFITARVPFVTLKAALTLDGKIASRTGDSKWITSAATRNYVHLLRGEQDAVMIGSGTLLADDPLLTVRHPAWPGKKLARAVLDSRLRFPAGARMLETLDRGPVLVFAGREAPADRARALEARGVEVVPPPDGAAAWTLERVLAELGRREIAALLVEGGSRLFTSFIEENRADKAVLTFAPVLVGGATAPGLLGGRGADRIAQAIPLKRTRSFSIGDDTIVEGYF, encoded by the coding sequence ATGACCCGGCCCGCCGACCTGGCCTGGATGGAGATGGCCTACGGCCTGGCCGAAAAGGCCCGCGGCCGGACGAGCCCCAACCCGCTCGTCGGGGCAGTCGTCGTTCGCGACGGAAAGCTCGTCGGCCACGGCTATCACGAGGGGCCGGGCCGGCCGCACGCCGAAATTGTCGCCCTGGGCCGGGCCGGCCGCCGGGCCAGGGGCGCGACCCTCTACCTGACCCTCGAGCCCTGCGTCCACTGGGGCCGCACGCCGCCGTGCGTCGACACGGTCATCGCGGCCGGGCTGGCCCGGGTGGTCGTCTCGGCCGTCGATCCGAATCCCCTGGTCCGGACTAAGGGCATCCGCCGGCTCGAAGAGGCTGGTCTCGCTGTCGAGGCCGGGCTCCTGGCCGAGCGGAACGCCGCGCTCAACGAGGTCCACGCCAAGTTCATCACGGCCAGGGTCCCCTTCGTCACGCTCAAGGCGGCCCTGACGCTCGACGGCAAGATCGCCAGCCGGACGGGCGACTCAAAGTGGATCACGTCGGCGGCCACGCGCAACTACGTCCATCTCCTTCGCGGCGAGCAGGACGCCGTGATGATCGGCTCCGGCACCCTCCTCGCCGACGATCCGCTCCTGACCGTGCGCCACCCGGCCTGGCCCGGCAAGAAGCTCGCCCGGGCCGTCCTCGACTCGCGGCTGCGCTTCCCGGCCGGGGCCCGGATGCTCGAGACGCTCGACCGCGGGCCCGTCCTCGTCTTCGCCGGGCGGGAGGCGCCGGCGGACAGGGCCCGGGCGCTCGAGGCCCGCGGCGTCGAGGTCGTACCTCCGCCGGACGGCGCCGCGGCCTGGACGCTCGAACGCGTCCTGGCCGAGCTCGGCCGCCGCGAGATCGCCGCCCTGCTCGTCGAGGGCGGAAGCCGCCTGTTCACGTCCTTCATCGAGGAGAACCGCGCGGACAAGGCCGTCCTGACCTTCGCGCCCGTCCTTGTCGGCGGCGCCACAGCCCCCGGCCTTCTCGGCGGCCGGGGGGCTGACCGCATCGCCCAGGCCATCCCCCTGAAGCGGACCCGCTCGTTCTCGATCGGGGACGACACGATCGTGGAAGGATACTTCTGA
- the ftsY gene encoding signal recognition particle-docking protein FtsY — MFASLKEKLVRTRDAFRRVGDLLRSGKRRDEILEGLEEALIQADVGVAATEKIVGALKAKTGRAEDQAGLEAALRDELVILLSPANGRPAPAAEQTVILMVGVNGGGKTTSAAKLAARFKRDGRRVMFAAADTFRAAAQEQLAIWGRKLDVPVVKGSYGADPASVVFDAVRSFKAQRGDILLVDTAGRIHTNANLMAELEKVRRVVVRELPGARVESLLVLDATVGQNAVLQAREFLKFSGLTGIFLTKVDGTAKGGAAIAVAAELGLPIRYLGLGEGEDDIADFSPREFVEALLA, encoded by the coding sequence ATGTTCGCAAGTCTCAAGGAAAAGCTCGTCCGGACCCGCGACGCCTTCCGCCGGGTCGGGGACCTGCTCCGCAGCGGCAAGCGCCGCGACGAGATCCTGGAAGGCCTCGAAGAGGCCCTCATCCAGGCCGACGTCGGCGTCGCGGCCACGGAGAAGATCGTCGGCGCGCTGAAGGCCAAGACCGGCAGGGCCGAGGATCAGGCCGGGCTCGAGGCCGCGCTCAGGGACGAGCTGGTCATCCTGTTGTCCCCGGCGAACGGCCGGCCCGCCCCGGCCGCGGAACAGACAGTCATCCTGATGGTCGGCGTCAACGGCGGAGGCAAAACCACCTCGGCCGCCAAGCTCGCGGCCCGGTTCAAGCGCGACGGCCGGCGCGTGATGTTCGCGGCCGCCGACACCTTCCGGGCCGCGGCCCAGGAGCAGCTGGCCATCTGGGGCCGGAAGCTCGACGTCCCGGTGGTCAAGGGCTCTTACGGCGCCGACCCGGCCTCGGTCGTTTTCGACGCCGTCCGATCGTTCAAGGCCCAGCGGGGCGACATCCTGCTTGTCGACACCGCCGGGCGCATCCACACGAACGCCAACCTCATGGCCGAGCTGGAGAAGGTCCGGCGCGTCGTCGTCCGCGAGCTGCCCGGGGCCCGCGTCGAATCCCTGCTCGTCCTCGACGCCACGGTCGGGCAGAACGCCGTTCTCCAGGCCCGGGAGTTCCTGAAATTCTCCGGGCTGACCGGCATCTTCCTGACCAAGGTCGACGGCACGGCCAAGGGCGGCGCGGCCATCGCCGTCGCGGCCGAGCTCGGCCTGCCCATCCGCTACCTCGGCCTGGGCGAAGGCGAGGACGATATCGCCGACTTCTCGCCGCGCGAATTCGTGGAGGCCCTGCTCGCATGA
- the recJ gene encoding single-stranded-DNA-specific exonuclease RecJ, with protein MNPAVWVVHPPSAEADRLALALDIPPAIARVLVNRKIATEEAARDFLFGDLKKLHDPYLMKGMDRAVARIGEAVDRGEKILIFGDYDVDGVLSTVMLKKALTTLGADVDYFIPERLTDGYGIKDEHVRIPVERGARLVISVDCGIKSGEFVARAREQGIDVIITDHHRPGETLPDAVAVLDPILPDSGYPDPGLAGVGVAFKLIQALLAKAGREAGLLHYMKLVSIGTVADVAELKGENRLFVKQGLKGLRDVSNTGLRLLIEASGLGRRAISEGDLGFRIGPRINAAGRMGMTDLAVKLFFSEDPAEALALVQKLDELNSRRQKTEEKIFVEAAGRIEERGLDRKYKCLVLGDPDWHRGVIGIVASKLKDRFHRPVILFHYENGKAHGSGRSISEVPLIDLLEGCKGHFLSYGGHRLAVGCTLPTAGMAAFKAALNPLADAAIPEDSLKKKLKIDAPLDFAAVDERFMAVYALLVPFGVGNPRPLFMADDVEVASDPQVLKGKHLKFLGRQNGRVLELLGWDKAEYRHVLKRGDRVSLAFTLMTSEYLGVPKTNLSIEDLKV; from the coding sequence ATGAATCCCGCAGTCTGGGTCGTCCATCCTCCGAGCGCCGAGGCCGACCGGCTGGCCCTGGCCCTGGACATCCCGCCGGCCATCGCCCGGGTCCTGGTCAACCGCAAGATCGCGACCGAGGAGGCGGCCCGGGATTTCCTCTTCGGCGACCTCAAAAAGCTCCATGACCCCTACCTGATGAAGGGCATGGACAGGGCCGTGGCCCGCATCGGCGAGGCCGTCGACCGGGGCGAGAAGATCCTGATCTTCGGCGATTACGACGTCGACGGCGTGCTCTCGACGGTCATGCTCAAGAAGGCCCTGACGACCCTCGGGGCCGACGTGGACTACTTCATCCCCGAGCGCCTGACCGACGGCTACGGCATCAAGGACGAGCACGTCCGCATCCCGGTCGAGCGCGGCGCCCGGCTGGTCATCAGCGTCGACTGCGGCATCAAGTCCGGCGAGTTCGTCGCCCGGGCCAGGGAGCAGGGGATCGACGTCATCATCACCGACCACCACCGGCCCGGCGAGACCCTGCCCGACGCCGTGGCCGTGCTCGACCCGATCCTGCCGGATTCCGGCTATCCCGACCCGGGGCTGGCCGGCGTGGGCGTCGCCTTCAAGCTCATCCAGGCCCTGCTGGCCAAGGCCGGGCGCGAGGCGGGGCTGCTTCACTACATGAAGCTCGTCTCGATCGGCACGGTGGCCGACGTGGCCGAGCTCAAAGGCGAGAACCGGCTTTTCGTCAAGCAGGGGCTCAAGGGCCTGCGCGACGTCTCCAACACCGGGCTGCGCCTGCTGATCGAGGCCAGCGGCCTGGGCCGCCGGGCCATTTCCGAGGGCGACCTCGGCTTCCGCATCGGCCCGCGCATCAACGCCGCCGGCCGGATGGGCATGACCGATCTGGCCGTCAAGCTCTTCTTTTCCGAGGACCCGGCCGAAGCCCTGGCCCTGGTCCAGAAGCTCGACGAGCTCAACAGCCGTCGCCAGAAGACCGAGGAGAAGATCTTCGTCGAGGCCGCGGGCCGGATCGAGGAGCGCGGGCTCGACCGGAAGTACAAGTGCCTCGTCCTCGGCGATCCCGACTGGCACCGCGGCGTCATCGGCATCGTCGCCTCCAAGCTCAAGGACCGCTTCCACCGGCCGGTCATCCTGTTCCATTACGAGAACGGCAAGGCCCATGGCTCGGGCCGGAGCATCTCCGAGGTGCCGCTTATCGACCTCCTGGAAGGGTGCAAGGGGCATTTCCTGAGCTACGGCGGGCACCGGCTGGCCGTCGGCTGCACCCTGCCCACGGCCGGCATGGCCGCCTTCAAGGCCGCGCTGAATCCCCTGGCGGACGCCGCCATCCCCGAGGATAGCCTGAAGAAGAAGCTCAAGATCGACGCGCCGCTCGATTTTGCCGCCGTCGACGAGCGCTTCATGGCCGTGTACGCCCTGCTCGTGCCCTTCGGCGTCGGCAACCCCAGGCCGCTGTTCATGGCCGACGACGTCGAGGTCGCCAGCGATCCGCAGGTCCTCAAGGGCAAACACCTGAAGTTCCTGGGGCGCCAGAACGGCCGGGTCCTCGAGCTCCTGGGCTGGGACAAGGCCGAGTATCGCCATGTCCTCAAGCGAGGCGACCGGGTCAGCCTGGCCTTCACGCTCATGACCTCGGAGTACCTGGGCGTGCCGAAAACGAACCTGTCCATAGAAGACCTGAAGGTCTGA